A stretch of Electrophorus electricus isolate fEleEle1 chromosome 3, fEleEle1.pri, whole genome shotgun sequence DNA encodes these proteins:
- the cbfa2t2 gene encoding protein CBFA2T2 isoform X1 produces the protein MVGIPGTFQYSGEKKVPAMPGSPVDVKTHSRPAISAMPPLPSVNPSGPRPAAFSSTALTNGMNHSPPTLNAVPSPPQRYSNGPSSSSSSSLANQQLPATCGARQLSKLKRFLTTLQQFGNDISPEIGESVRSLVLALVNSTVTIEEFHSRLQEATNFPLRPFVIPFLKANLPLLQRELLQCARAAKQTPAQYLSQHEHLLLSTAAPSPADSTELLLEPSDSKRHSPNRGKENGFHERPPAPLEPPAKRICTISPAPRHSPAHPIPLPAQIHPTPPPLQHYALDDIATPHLYREPHRVLELRDLKERARLPGGNGGYPEEPVEHRLTDREWADEWRHLDHVLNCIVDMVEKTRRSVNALRRCQESDRDELNYWRRRSSQQEGTRKSLPAAAGPAPSPAGPAPFPKPHSPLASEGLGPDPQREISLHAGSGYVPDEIWRKAEEAVNEVKRQAMDEVQKAVAEAEQKAFEMIAAERAKMEKTLAEAKKKATEDAIQVINEQEDSSECCWNCGRKASETCSGCSVARYCGSFCQHKDWERHHLICSPGLQTQPKASSALGARILAKAPEDGPAHSPSLEKTSSTSRASTPPTPASASTTPDANGH, from the exons acaGTGGAGAGAAGAAGGTTCCTGCCATGCCCGGTTCTCCAGTGGATGTAAAGACTCATTCCAGACCGGCAATATCCGCCATGCCCCCTCTTCCTTCAGTTAACCCCAGTGGGCCACGGCCCGCGGCCTTTTCTTCCACAGCAT tgaCCAATGGAATGAACCATTCCCCTCCCACCCTCAATGCTGTTCCTTCACCACCCCAGCGCTACAGCAATggaccctcctcttcctcttcctcctcactggcCAATCAGCAGCTTCCGGCAACATGTGGCGCTAGACAGCTTAGCAAACTAAAGCGCTTTCTCACCACACTGCAACAGTTCGGCAACGACATCTCGCCTGAGATTGGAGAGAGTGTGCGGAGCTTAGTCCTTGCTTTGGtg AATTCGACTGTCACTATAGAAGAGTTTCATTCCAGACTACAGGAGGCTACAAACTTCCCTTTGAGGCCATTTGTTATACCTTTCTTGAAG gcgAACCTACCACTGCTTCAACGGGAGCTGCTGCAGTGTGCACGGGCGGCCAAGCAAACCCCAGCCCAGTACCTGTCCCAGCACGAGCACCTGCTGCTCAGCACGGCTGCACCCTCGCCTGCCGACTCCACCGAGCTGCTGCTAGAGCCCAGCGACAGCAAAAGGCACAGTCctaacag AGGCAAGGAGAATGGCTTCCACGAGCGACCGCCGGCGCCTCTGGAGCCTCCAGCCAAGCGCATCTGCACcatcagccccgcccccagacACAGCCCTGCCCACCCCATTCCGCTGCCCGCCCAGATTCACccaaccccgccccctctcCAGCACTACGCTCTGGACGACATTGCCACGCCTCACCTGTACAGAGAGCCCCACCGAGTACTGGAGCTCCGGGACCTGAAGGAGAGAGCACGGCTACCAG GCGGTAACGGAGGCTACCCTGAGGAGCCAGTGGAGCACAGACTGACCGACAGAGAGTGGGCCGATGAGTGGAGACACTTGGATCAT GTGCTGAACTGCATCGTGGATATGGTGGAGAAGACGCGCCGCTCCGTCAACGCCCTGCGCCGCTGCCAGGAGTCAGACCGCGATGAGCTCAACTACTGGCGCCGCCGCTCCAGCCAGCAGGAGGGCACACGCAAAAGTCTCCCAGCTGCCgccggccccgcccccagccctgccggccccgcccccttccccAAGCCCCACAGCCCCCTCGCCAGCGAAGGGCTCGGCCCCG acCCTCAGCGGGAAATCTCTCTGCATGCCGGCTCTGGCTACGTGCCTGATGAGATCTGGAGGAAAGCTG AAGAAGCAGTGAATGAGGTGAAGCGGCAGGCAATGGACGAGGTGCAGAAGGCAGTAGCTGAGGCCGAGCAGAAGGCCTTCGAGATGATCGCGGCAGAGAGAGCCAAGATGGAGAAAACTCTGGCCGAAGCAAAGAAGAAGGCCACAGAGGATGCCATCCAGGTCATCAATGAACAGGAGGACTCTAGCGAG tGCTGTTGGAACTGTGGCCGGAAGGCCAGCGAGACATGTAGTGGGTGCAGCGTGGCGCGCTATTGCGGTTCCTTCTGCCAGCACAAGGACTGGGAGCGCCACCACCTCATCTGCAGCCCGGGCCTACAGACACAGCCCAAGGCCAGCTCCGCCCTCGGCGCCCGCATCCTGGCCAAAGCTCCCGAGGACGGCCCCGCCCACAGCCCCAGCTTGGAGAAGACCTCCAGCACCTCCCGGGCCTCCACACCCCCAACCCCTGCCTCAGCCTCCACCACCCCCGATGCCAACGGACactag
- the cbfa2t2 gene encoding protein CBFA2T2 isoform X2, translated as MPGSPVDVKTHSRPAISAMPPLPSVNPSGPRPAAFSSTALTNGMNHSPPTLNAVPSPPQRYSNGPSSSSSSSLANQQLPATCGARQLSKLKRFLTTLQQFGNDISPEIGESVRSLVLALVNSTVTIEEFHSRLQEATNFPLRPFVIPFLKANLPLLQRELLQCARAAKQTPAQYLSQHEHLLLSTAAPSPADSTELLLEPSDSKRHSPNRGKENGFHERPPAPLEPPAKRICTISPAPRHSPAHPIPLPAQIHPTPPPLQHYALDDIATPHLYREPHRVLELRDLKERARLPGGNGGYPEEPVEHRLTDREWADEWRHLDHVLNCIVDMVEKTRRSVNALRRCQESDRDELNYWRRRSSQQEGTRKSLPAAAGPAPSPAGPAPFPKPHSPLASEGLGPDPQREISLHAGSGYVPDEIWRKAEEAVNEVKRQAMDEVQKAVAEAEQKAFEMIAAERAKMEKTLAEAKKKATEDAIQVINEQEDSSECCWNCGRKASETCSGCSVARYCGSFCQHKDWERHHLICSPGLQTQPKASSALGARILAKAPEDGPAHSPSLEKTSSTSRASTPPTPASASTTPDANGH; from the exons ATGCCCGGTTCTCCAGTGGATGTAAAGACTCATTCCAGACCGGCAATATCCGCCATGCCCCCTCTTCCTTCAGTTAACCCCAGTGGGCCACGGCCCGCGGCCTTTTCTTCCACAGCAT tgaCCAATGGAATGAACCATTCCCCTCCCACCCTCAATGCTGTTCCTTCACCACCCCAGCGCTACAGCAATggaccctcctcttcctcttcctcctcactggcCAATCAGCAGCTTCCGGCAACATGTGGCGCTAGACAGCTTAGCAAACTAAAGCGCTTTCTCACCACACTGCAACAGTTCGGCAACGACATCTCGCCTGAGATTGGAGAGAGTGTGCGGAGCTTAGTCCTTGCTTTGGtg AATTCGACTGTCACTATAGAAGAGTTTCATTCCAGACTACAGGAGGCTACAAACTTCCCTTTGAGGCCATTTGTTATACCTTTCTTGAAG gcgAACCTACCACTGCTTCAACGGGAGCTGCTGCAGTGTGCACGGGCGGCCAAGCAAACCCCAGCCCAGTACCTGTCCCAGCACGAGCACCTGCTGCTCAGCACGGCTGCACCCTCGCCTGCCGACTCCACCGAGCTGCTGCTAGAGCCCAGCGACAGCAAAAGGCACAGTCctaacag AGGCAAGGAGAATGGCTTCCACGAGCGACCGCCGGCGCCTCTGGAGCCTCCAGCCAAGCGCATCTGCACcatcagccccgcccccagacACAGCCCTGCCCACCCCATTCCGCTGCCCGCCCAGATTCACccaaccccgccccctctcCAGCACTACGCTCTGGACGACATTGCCACGCCTCACCTGTACAGAGAGCCCCACCGAGTACTGGAGCTCCGGGACCTGAAGGAGAGAGCACGGCTACCAG GCGGTAACGGAGGCTACCCTGAGGAGCCAGTGGAGCACAGACTGACCGACAGAGAGTGGGCCGATGAGTGGAGACACTTGGATCAT GTGCTGAACTGCATCGTGGATATGGTGGAGAAGACGCGCCGCTCCGTCAACGCCCTGCGCCGCTGCCAGGAGTCAGACCGCGATGAGCTCAACTACTGGCGCCGCCGCTCCAGCCAGCAGGAGGGCACACGCAAAAGTCTCCCAGCTGCCgccggccccgcccccagccctgccggccccgcccccttccccAAGCCCCACAGCCCCCTCGCCAGCGAAGGGCTCGGCCCCG acCCTCAGCGGGAAATCTCTCTGCATGCCGGCTCTGGCTACGTGCCTGATGAGATCTGGAGGAAAGCTG AAGAAGCAGTGAATGAGGTGAAGCGGCAGGCAATGGACGAGGTGCAGAAGGCAGTAGCTGAGGCCGAGCAGAAGGCCTTCGAGATGATCGCGGCAGAGAGAGCCAAGATGGAGAAAACTCTGGCCGAAGCAAAGAAGAAGGCCACAGAGGATGCCATCCAGGTCATCAATGAACAGGAGGACTCTAGCGAG tGCTGTTGGAACTGTGGCCGGAAGGCCAGCGAGACATGTAGTGGGTGCAGCGTGGCGCGCTATTGCGGTTCCTTCTGCCAGCACAAGGACTGGGAGCGCCACCACCTCATCTGCAGCCCGGGCCTACAGACACAGCCCAAGGCCAGCTCCGCCCTCGGCGCCCGCATCCTGGCCAAAGCTCCCGAGGACGGCCCCGCCCACAGCCCCAGCTTGGAGAAGACCTCCAGCACCTCCCGGGCCTCCACACCCCCAACCCCTGCCTCAGCCTCCACCACCCCCGATGCCAACGGACactag